The stretch of DNA CGGTCCAGGAGCTTACACATCTCGGAAACGATCCCGAGGAGGTCTTCGATAATTATTTGAGATGCGGTGAATACCTGCAGTCCACGACAGGAAACGGATTCTATGCCGATGTCCAGGAGATAAGACTGTCGGATTCCCTGACGCTCTTCTGCTTCCAGCTTCCCGGCGGAGGAAGCATATTCCTTTTTGAAAACCCCGACGAGATTGTGATGATAGATACCGGCTATGGGATATATGCAAAGGATGCACGGAAGCTGTTCGAGTATTACGGCCTTGATATCGACGGGAAGCTGAAATATATCGTCACGACGCACGGAGATGCCGACCACTGCGGTGCGGGAGGGACATACGAAGTTCCGGCGTACATGCACCCGGTGACACTCGAAATCATCAGGAGAGGAAACCGTGCATGGGGATCGAAGAGCGAGAATTCGATCCTCGAACGGGTCTACACAACGATGATAGCCCTCTTTTCAAGATGGAACCCCCCTAGGGAGGAAAACATCAGGCTGTTTCCCGGATCTTCCGATGAGTTCAGGTCCATATTTCCAATTATAGGTAGGATGAACATCGCCGGGGTGGACTTCGAAGTTCTCATAAGCGAAGGCGGACACCAGTCGGGCCAGCTCATCCTCTTCAGCCCGGATAAGGGACTGCTGTTCACCGCCGACAGCCTGATGAACTTCCACAGCTTTTCAAAAGACAGAAGAACCTACAACTCCATCGCAGACTTCCTTGTTACGTCGGTTAACGTAGACAGCGATCTTGCAAGAAACGAGAGGAAGGCGCTTTTAGAGATGGCATCTGAATTCGAGAAGGAAACAGGTATGAAATGCCTTGTCTGCGGCGGCCACGGCACTATCTCCGTTTTAAATGAGGAAGGAAAGCTCGAAACATACGAGGAGCCCGAGCACTACACGCATAACCTCGTCCAGTGATAACAGGGTACTCTAAATTGGTTTTTGGATTTTAGTACCCCTCACAATAGTATCCCTCACAATTCGCGGAGAGATCTGCGCAAGTATCGCCTCTGGAATGTGATCTTCCGCTTTAGATATTTTTCAAAAAATATAACAAAAATACCCGGATTATTCCCCGATATAATCGGATATTTTCGTAAGAACATATGTATACACCCACTCCTGGAGAGACTGCTCGTCGAGAGGGGATGATTTTAGTGCAGCTGCATAGCAAAGAGCCAGTGCGTTGTCGAGGTTGTATTCCTCAGGTACCTTTATTTCATCCTGTGGAAGTACCAAGGCAAGATACTCCTCATCTTCGGGTGCGAAGTCACATTCAATAATCTCGGCATCCCCGATACTTCCGACACCACCGGCGGCCCTGCCTTCCCAAGTATAACTTGAGCTCATGCTCTTCTGCATCGGTGCAAGCCTAATCGAGCTGTTCCTGACAATAATAACGGCTTTTGACAATACGGCCGGACTTCCCCCTTTTTTAAGAAGCGATAGGGATTTGTCTGCGTTTTTTACTGCTTTTGAATAGATGGCATTCTTATAGGCCCCAAGCATCGAAGCGATTGCATGCCCGGTCCGTTCATCAATTCCGCTGACGGATTTACCGATCCTTTCGACATACTCCTGCAGATATTCCTCAGCTTTAGTCATTATATTCACCCTTTGAATTATCGTTTGATTTGAAATTTAATAATTCCTCTTCAAAACAGATGTTCCTGCCAGGCGGTTTGCCTTCGGAATAAAATTATGCATGAACCAGTTCAGTAGTTTTTCATTATCTTCTCGATTTCAAGAGCATGTTCCGAAATCTCTTTGGCGACTCCGTTTTTTCCATTGCATAGAGTAAGAATTGAGGATATATGCCCGGTAATTTTGTTTATGCCGTCCAGGATCTCCCTGCTTCCATTATTATCGATAAAACTGATTAATATTGAATAATTTCCACCGGAACCGATAAACCTGAGAAGATAACTGGCCCCGCTTTCTGCAAACCCGGATCTCAAGACTACACTCCTCCTTCCTTCCGCAATAGAGCGGGAGACAGTTTCAGCCAGTCCGGGGATATAGTCATCAAGGTCTGCTTTGTTCTTCCAGAGCTCCCTCCCCGGTACTCCGAGGATAGCACAGGCCTTTTCGTTGATGGCCGCGATTGTACACCTCTCCTTATCAGGTTCATAGCTGGCTACACAGATGCCGAAATCGAGGCTGTTTAGGATCTCCCACTGGGTTCTTTTGCTCTCCTTAAGCTCCCTCTCCGCGATCTCCGCACGATGCTTGTTCAGGACTGTCTCGATTGTCGTATAAAGCTCCTTGGGGCGTACAGGTTTTGTCAGGTAACCGTAAGGATTTGTTCCTATAGCCCTTCTCATGGTTTCCTCATTTGTATATGAAGTAAGATATATGACAGGAATATCCGATGTTTGTGCAATTTTTTCGGCCGCATCTATACCGTCGATCTCACCGTCGAGATTGATGTCCATTAAAACCAGATCCGGTTTCAGTTCCCCTGCAATCCTTATGGCATCCTCCGGTGATGTCGACAGCCCGACAACATCATAGCCGAAGGAAGAGAGCGTCCTTTCGATGCTCATTGCTACTATGACCTCATCTTCTACAATCAGAACTTTTGAACCTGGCATGTTCCTACTCCTCAATTATCCTAAAAGCTGTCTTGGGGATTAAAATCTCAAACCGGGCCCCTTCACCTGCTTTTCCTGCTGTTTCACGTGTACCTATACATTCACGCCATCCTGCAAATCCTTTTGATCCGCAGGATTTCAGGGCCGGATTCGGGGACCTGCTAATGATATAATCAGGAGGAATAAAAAAAGAAATAGCAGCCACTATCAACAGAATCGCCACCAGCACTGCAACGTGGATCCTGTAGTCTTTATTAGCCCTGTGTGACATGCAAAAGGCCCTCAAAAGTATAAGAATATCCAAAGCCGCCAGATGTTTTCTTATACCGATGATAGAATGAAGGAAACTATTTGATATATTCCTTTTGATTGTTCGCATATGAGATAATTCGAAAATTAAAAGGCAAATCGAAGCATCTGGATCATTATGCAGGAGTCAAAAGAGCCTTCGATAGAGATCGCATCTGTTGGTATCGGCGATATCGGAATTGAGAGCACCACACTCAATGTAACACTTTCGGTTCACAATCCCATGCCCATCGGGGGTACCCTGAAATCAGTTAAGTTCAGCGTCTTTTTACTGAAAGAAAATAATGAATCCTTTTTGGGAGACGGTGAAAAAGATAACGTCAGGATCGAAGGAGGTGGGGTAACCCGGGCGGAGATCCCCGTAAAGCTGAAAAACGCTGCAGTTATTTCAGCCGCAGGCGGACTGATAGGGGGGGATCTTGATATTGTTGTCAGGGGTACCGCCGCAGTCGACCTGAAGATCGCCGCACCGGAGATCCCCTTTGAAAAAAAAGTTAAGATTAACGGTTTTCTGAAAGGATAAAAAAGATCTTTTAGAATATCCCCTTTCCGTTGCCGGGTATTTTTCCCTCACTTCTTCTTATCCCGGTACAGGACTTTTATGAGCGTTGCAAGGCCCAGGACGAAGGCGATCAGGTAGATTATAACCGTAAGAGCTATGAGATAATCGGAATATTCAAAGTCTGCGGAGAACATCACAATCGAGGCTCCGATGACGAGTGCCGAGGATACGAGTCCCATAAGGATCTTGTCGGACGCTCTCTCTATCGTGCTGCTCAGGTTCTCGACATCCTTTGCAACTATATCAACCTGAATATTTCCCTTTGCCATCCTGTCGAGTGTCCTGTTGATAATCTTCGGAAGCTTCATTATGCTCTCTGCACTCTCCAAAAGAGTGTGGGAGGTCTTTTGGAAGCTTGACCTTGAAAGATACCTTGCCTCCAGGATCTCCCTCAGGTAAGGCCTGGCCTCGCCATAGAAGTTGAACTTCGGATTCAGCTCCGTTCCTATTGAAAGCACCATTACGATTACCTTCAGCAACGACATCAGGGTTCCCGGGATCTGAATCTTGTATACGTTCATGATCCTCGGAATCGATTCGAGAGCAGAACCTGCATCAACACTTTCAAGCTCCA from Methanolacinia petrolearia DSM 11571 encodes:
- a CDS encoding response regulator → MPGSKVLIVEDEVIVAMSIERTLSSFGYDVVGLSTSPEDAIRIAGELKPDLVLMDINLDGEIDGIDAAEKIAQTSDIPVIYLTSYTNEETMRRAIGTNPYGYLTKPVRPKELYTTIETVLNKHRAEIAERELKESKRTQWEILNSLDFGICVASYEPDKERCTIAAINEKACAILGVPGRELWKNKADLDDYIPGLAETVSRSIAEGRRSVVLRSGFAESGASYLLRFIGSGGNYSILISFIDNNGSREILDGINKITGHISSILTLCNGKNGVAKEISEHALEIEKIMKNY
- a CDS encoding NDR1/HIN1-like protein, which translates into the protein MQESKEPSIEIASVGIGDIGIESTTLNVTLSVHNPMPIGGTLKSVKFSVFLLKENNESFLGDGEKDNVRIEGGGVTRAEIPVKLKNAAVISAAGGLIGGDLDIVVRGTAAVDLKIAAPEIPFEKKVKINGFLKG
- a CDS encoding MBL fold metallo-hydrolase gives rise to the protein MNRFSFVAHIPDTRQSLQTASQIIFENKGNINRIHYDRQIDPHTAFIEVTCTCEDYQAIREKMISGGFLRTSIRSLPFLKFKVKVPHKSGSLLEFLKITSGSEAGITSIDFDDTGSMPDIVSVSLILNDTGKAEELMNVLREAYPIEILEYDITGESLDRTIFYVRFAQQIRKYLEDDKDEELLMDFLKDINHTVQELTHLGNDPEEVFDNYLRCGEYLQSTTGNGFYADVQEIRLSDSLTLFCFQLPGGGSIFLFENPDEIVMIDTGYGIYAKDARKLFEYYGLDIDGKLKYIVTTHGDADHCGAGGTYEVPAYMHPVTLEIIRRGNRAWGSKSENSILERVYTTMIALFSRWNPPREENIRLFPGSSDEFRSIFPIIGRMNIAGVDFEVLISEGGHQSGQLILFSPDKGLLFTADSLMNFHSFSKDRRTYNSIADFLVTSVNVDSDLARNERKALLEMASEFEKETGMKCLVCGGHGTISVLNEEGKLETYEEPEHYTHNLVQ